Within Sorangiineae bacterium MSr11367, the genomic segment GGCTCTCGTCGGGTGGAGGTGGCGTGAACGGCTTCGCGGGCACGGCGACCGGCTTCGCCGGGGCCACGTGAGGTTCATGCACATGCGCACCGCAACCAACGAGAACCGCTGCAGCAAACAGCGCCAATCGAATGCCCATGGCCATCTCGGATGGACGGAAATGTACCGGCCGTATTCGAGCCTACACCACGCCCACGAGCAGGGCCGTCCCCAAGACGGCAAAGACCGCGGAGGCGATGCGCTTCGTCAGGGCGGCGTCGAGGAACTTGCCCGCGCGGTTGCCGACGAAGACCGCGAGTCCCGCGACGGCCCATAGCGCCAACGTGGCCGCGCTGAACACGAGAACCGGCTCGTGGTAGCGCGCGGCCAAGGCGGCGGTGCCGAGTTGTGTGAGGTCGCCCCACTCGGCGATGAAGACGACACCAAAGCTGGTGGCCAGGGCGCGACCAAACGTGGGCGCAACGGCAAGGGTCTTGGCATGCGCGTCGTCGGGCTCCTCCGCCTTGCGACGCCACATGAACACGGCGGACACTAAGAAGAGCAACCCCGCACCGATGTGCACCGGACGCGCGGGCAGAAGCGAGAGCAGGCCACCCGCCAGCACGGCCACGAGGCTCTGCACGGTGAGCGCCAGGGCGGTGCCTAGAAATACCGGCCACGGCTTGTGACGCGTGGCGAGCACGAGGGCCGCAAGGGCGGTTTTGTCGGGGAGTTCGGCGACGAAGATGACGCCAAAGACGGAGAGGAAAATATGAAGCGCGGACATTCTCGAGGCCTTTCGTTCGGCCAACCGAGGACGCGCCTTGTACGGGGGATGACTGCCCGGAAGCACGACGAGACCTCGGCCAGCCTGCATGTTGCTTGCTGGTCCGAAGGTCTCGTTCGCCTCGAACATCGAGGTGGGGGACCGGGCCCTTCCCTCTACGAGAGAAGATGCCAGTGTGTCGATCTCCCCGCGCCGCTTTTGCGGCGGAACTACTCCCCTTGCGTGAGCGACACCTTAGGCGACGAGTCCGCGACTGGCAAGCCCTGGCGCGGAAATTACTTCGACCGAGCCCGGCAACGTGGTGGGCGGGGTCACCACGAAGCCACGCCTGCGCGCGAGCTCCCTGAAACCTTTCCGCGATTTCAGCTTTCGATACTAATATCGATTTAGCGAACCTGGACATCGACGGTGTCATCGCGTGGAAGGTCGCCTATTTGGGTGACGCATCGCGTGTTGAAGATCATCGATGAGTCCCAATATTGATTTGGAACTCATGATGACCGACGACGATCGAACCCTGGGCGCTATCCTTCAATGGAGGGCGCGCCAGCAGCCCGACGACACGGCCTATATCTACCTCAAAGGCGGAGAGCTCGACGAAATCGGCGTGACCTACGGCGAATTGGACCGGCAGGCGCGAACCGTCGCCGCGGCCCTCCAGGGCACGTGCCGCCCGGGCGACCGTGCGATCTTGCTCTACCCGCCGGGGCTCGAGTTCATCGCGGCGTTTTTCGGCTGCCTGTACGCAGGGGTCATCGCCGTACCGGCGTATCCGCCGAAGGCCAATCGCAATTTGTCACGTCTTCGCGACATCGTCGGCGACTGCCAGGCGGTCGTCGCTTTGAGCACTCGGCAAATTGGCAACTCCATTCAGGGCCATTGGTCGGAGTTGCACTGGATCGCCACCGACACGCTGGACGGGGCGACCGCCGCGAGCTGGCAGAATCCCTCGATTGCGAAAAATGCAATCGCCTTTTTGCAGTACACGTCCGGCTCCACGGGAACGCCGCGCGGCGTGATGGTTTCCCATCGCAACCTGGTGCACAATTCCGAGTGCATCCGCGAACGCTGGGGGCATTCGCCATCGAGCGTGGGCATCTGCTGGGTCCCGCAGTTTCACGATCTGGGGCTCATCATCGGGATCTTGCAGCCATTGTACGTTGGCTACAAGGCGGTGCTCATGTCACCAACGGCCTTCGTTCAAAAGCCGTTTCGCTGGCTGCAGGCCATATCGCGGTACCGCGGCACCACCACCTGCGGGCCCAATTTCTCGTTCGACCTTTGCGTCTCCAAGGTCACGCCCGAGCAGCGTGCCACGCTCGATTTGAGCTCCCTGGACACGGTGATGAACGGGGCCGAGCCCGTGCTCACCGAGACGCTGCAGAACTTCGCCGAGGCCTTCGGCCCGTGCGGCTTCGACATCCGTGCCTTCCGCGGCGGCTACGGGCTCGCCGAGGGAACCGTCTTCGTGACCACGAGCCATCGGCTGCCGAAGGGCCCCAACGTGAAGTCCCTGTCCAAGGCCGCCCTCGAGCAGCACCTCGTCGTGCGCGCCGCCGGAGCGACGGAACACGACACGCAAGACGTCGTCGGGTGCGGCCCCGCCGCCGGCGACCAGGAGCTCGCGGTCGTTCATCCGGACCTTCACACGCGCTGCAAACCGGATCAGATCGGCGAAATTTGGGTGAAAGGCGAAAGCGTGGGGCAGGGCTACTGGCAGCGCCCGGAGGAATCGGCCCAAACGTTCGGCGCCTTTTTGGACGACACCCGAGAGGGCCCCTTCCTGCGCACCGGCGACTTGGGCTTCTTGCACGAGGGCGAGTTGTACGTCACCGGCAGGACCAAAGATCTCATCATCGTCCGAGGGAGGAATCACTATCCGCAAGACATCGAACGAACCGTGGAGACGGTGCACCCTGCCCTGCGCCTCAATTGCACGGCCGCATTCTCCGTGCGCGAGCAGGGCGAGGAACGCGTCGTCGTCGTGCAGGAGCTCAAACGCGACCACGCCGGCGTGGACCTCGAGCCGCTCGCCGCGGACATCTTTCGAGCCGTGGCCGAGGAGCACGAGCTATCGCTCCATGCGCTTCTTTTGATTGCCGACGGGAACATCAGCAAAACCTCGAGCGGCAAGATTCAGCGCAGCACGTGCCGGCAACGCTACGAGGAGGGCTCGTTCCAGGTCCTGCAGCAAACGACGTTCGCCGTCGCGACGAAGCGGCATCGGGTGGACAGGGCGGCATTCCTGGAGCGATTTCAACGGCTCGATGCCGAAGAATGCCGGGCGCAGGTGGAGCTTTACCTGATTCAGACCCTGCGAAGCATTCGGCAGGGCTTCTTCTACATCGATGTGCACCAGCCGCTCGTCAAAATGGGTCTGGACTCCCTCGGCGTGGCCGAGGTGCGGAGTGCCCTCGAAGACGACCTTGGCCTGGCGTTCCCCATTCCGACGTTGATGGACATGTCGTTGCGCGATCTCTCGGAGGAGATCCTTCGCGCCGCGAGCACGGCCAGCACCGACGCTGTGCGGAAAACCGCGGGAGGACTGTCCGATGCCGAGGTGACCTCGTTGCTCGACGACATGCTCTCGCTCGAGGGCAGCGGTCGTGCGTAAACCGCTTTCTTACGCGCAAATGCGTCTGTGGTTGATCGACCAGCTGGAGCCGGCCAACCCGATGTACACGATTTCCGCGGCGTTCGACCTCGCGGGGACGCTGCGGGTCGATGCGCTGGAGGCGGCGCTGAACGAGATCGTGCGCCGCCACGAGGCACTTCGCACGGTATTTCTGCAGGAAAAGGGTAGCCCCTACCAGATCGTGCAGCCGTTTCACCCTGTGCGCCTGCGCATGGTCGACGCGGAGACGCCGCCGGAACCGTTCGATCTGGCCAAGGGCCCGCTCTTTCGCGTCGAACTGGTGCGCAAGGGGGAACGGGAGCATCTTCTGGCGCTGCAGATTCACCACATCGTTTCGGATGCCTGGTCGTTCAAGCTGTTCACCCAGGAGCTTGCGGCGCTCTATGCCGATTTCGTGCGCGGCGGGCCGCCGTCGTTGCCGCCCCTGCCGCTGCAGTTCTCGGATTATGCCATCTGGGAACGGCAATGGCTTCGGCCGGAGCGGCTCGAACCGCAATTGGCCTATTGGAAATCCCATTTGGCCGGCCCATTGCCGGTGATTCAGCTTCCCTCCGACCACGTGCGCCAACCCAAGCAGACGCACCGGGGCGCCCTGCACCGCTTTTACCTTCCGAAGCCGTTGATGGATGCCGTGAAGGCGTTCAGCCAGGCCGCGAGCGTTACGCCGTTCATGACGCTCTTGGCCGCGTTTCAGACGCTGATCTACCGCTACACGGGACAGGAAGACGTTCTCGTGGGCTCCGCCTTCGCGGGCCGCGGCAAGCGCGAGGTCCACGGGCTGATTGGCTTCTTCGTGAATACCTTGCCATTGCGCGTGCATCTTGGGGGCGAGCCTTCGTTCGCCGAGCTGTTGAAGCGCGTGCGCGAGGTGGCGCTCGGCGCATATGCCAACCAGGACGTGCCGTTCATCAAACTGGTGCAGGAGCTGCAGCCCGATCGCGATACGAGCTACGCACCCCTGGTGCAAATCATGTTCGTCCTTCGGCAGAAGGCCCCGGTGCCGGTGTATCCGCTGCCCGAGCTGACCATGAGCCGCCCCAAGGAGGTGGACAGCGGCGTCGCCAAGTTCGAATTGAGTTGGTCGATGGAGGAGGAGGAAGAGAATTTCCTCGCGCTCATCGAATACAATGCCGACTTGTTCGACC encodes:
- a CDS encoding TMEM165/GDT1 family protein produces the protein MSALHIFLSVFGVIFVAELPDKTALAALVLATRHKPWPVFLGTALALTVQSLVAVLAGGLLSLLPARPVHIGAGLLFLVSAVFMWRRKAEEPDDAHAKTLAVAPTFGRALATSFGVVFIAEWGDLTQLGTAALAARYHEPVLVFSAATLALWAVAGLAVFVGNRAGKFLDAALTKRIASAVFAVLGTALLVGVV
- a CDS encoding AMP-binding protein, which translates into the protein MSPNIDLELMMTDDDRTLGAILQWRARQQPDDTAYIYLKGGELDEIGVTYGELDRQARTVAAALQGTCRPGDRAILLYPPGLEFIAAFFGCLYAGVIAVPAYPPKANRNLSRLRDIVGDCQAVVALSTRQIGNSIQGHWSELHWIATDTLDGATAASWQNPSIAKNAIAFLQYTSGSTGTPRGVMVSHRNLVHNSECIRERWGHSPSSVGICWVPQFHDLGLIIGILQPLYVGYKAVLMSPTAFVQKPFRWLQAISRYRGTTTCGPNFSFDLCVSKVTPEQRATLDLSSLDTVMNGAEPVLTETLQNFAEAFGPCGFDIRAFRGGYGLAEGTVFVTTSHRLPKGPNVKSLSKAALEQHLVVRAAGATEHDTQDVVGCGPAAGDQELAVVHPDLHTRCKPDQIGEIWVKGESVGQGYWQRPEESAQTFGAFLDDTREGPFLRTGDLGFLHEGELYVTGRTKDLIIVRGRNHYPQDIERTVETVHPALRLNCTAAFSVREQGEERVVVVQELKRDHAGVDLEPLAADIFRAVAEEHELSLHALLLIADGNISKTSSGKIQRSTCRQRYEEGSFQVLQQTTFAVATKRHRVDRAAFLERFQRLDAEECRAQVELYLIQTLRSIRQGFFYIDVHQPLVKMGLDSLGVAEVRSALEDDLGLAFPIPTLMDMSLRDLSEEILRAASTASTDAVRKTAGGLSDAEVTSLLDDMLSLEGSGRA